One region of Rhizoctonia solani chromosome 9, complete sequence genomic DNA includes:
- a CDS encoding Smr domain-containing protein, with the protein MLGAVAVSVLAFTFWVWTWGKGIPYIDQQPGQKWREKARVAARNRSKMLDQASVAWKAGQKSTAKTLSERGKHFGAQVERYNERASKEIFLSLNATYYSGTKEALEKIDLHGLFVNEALVYAQNHLDMCRDAGVTQRRSLPDAVTTARMGSPRSSLQ; encoded by the exons ATGCTCGGAGCAGTAGCTGTATCCGTTCTTGCGTTCACGTTCTGGGTTTGGACGTGGGGCAAAGGAATCCCGTACATCGACCAGCAGCCAGGTCAGAAATGGCGGGAAAAGGCACGCGTCGCAGCCCGTAACAGATCCAAAATGCTGGACCAGGCCAGCGTTGCATGGAAAGCTGGACAAAAGAGCACAGCCAAAACG CTGTCTGAACGGGGTAAACACTTTGGAGCTCAGGTCGAGCGCTACAACGAACGTGCTTCAAAGGAAATATTCTTGTCCCTGAACGCGACTTATTACTCTGGGACTAAGGAGGCCTTGGAGAAGATCGATCTCCACGGGCTATTTGTAAACGAGGCGCTGGTTTATGCCCAGAACCACCTCGATATGTGCCGCGACGCGGGTGTTACACAACGTCGATCATTACCGGACGCGGTAACAACAGCAAGGATGGGATCGCCAAG ATCAAGCCTGCAGTAG
- a CDS encoding pheromone-regulated membrane protein, whose amino-acid sequence MAPDTPSPRTTETGQPSRPNRRVQWAQSPSPHALDEHAQDPAAFAHLRLALEEHREESPTTAPSTAPTTPTLHETRDLGLDVYVEPDERDGLPRPDGAASIERRASRLVKAHQSGRFGGWLRRRKPREPEEKNDDEADIEKRATAPKSTLGVGNMATGPGTGGGVLSANRTLAQASSECPFRLGRPSHSASESPTTGSNSAIQPSPSAGLSLHIPKGLKPSSRPAAARSGGGVFGGLIASTGNITGVATPAASTLGAEAKRPGYHLSRYSADNVVQKAKKSKTAASSGTASPSGVVTPPQPKQETPPYPLASTSDSADGDMSSPDRVRLETSSYSIFGSKSTIAAPETAKAKRSSLHLGALPVPHIPGWTTPGWSTPGTEEGGTPFSEWGTSGEEKRRRRRKEKKKRQEVYTRLYPEARSSFDDVGAPSHRLEAQIQATARVLDIQVSCMYLPSVMLFSFGDTATHTSDTKFLKQSSALDLGKLLDAHRIYWRVIHDQLGVGEASQQLDELMKKRVLYKGWITVVIGGFCSAFITPISFKGSFVDALVAFPLGALLVFVQNLSAKNELYSNFEITIAGLLSFIAGAFAASKHVCYAAVASGSVVLILPGYIVLCGSLDSPLGLSSLARIGAELFHAVSGQKVFGSEDYLCTNVHDANGPWWQRTAGPYWAFLCVPGFSLFLSLRNQSPSAQRTFLISCAGWVTNRFSSIAFPGRSDITSALGSLAVGLAGNLYGRVFNGTAFVVMLTGILFQLPSGLANGGLLSFASTNNSVGANYSYGTGFQVAEQLVSVAVGLTVGLFCSAVLVHPFGGSRRRGGGLFSL is encoded by the exons ATGGCTCCAGACACACCCTCACCTCGTACAACAGAAACTGGCCAGCCCAGTCGTCCAAACCGACGCGTTCAGTGGGCCCAATCGCCGTCGCCCCATGCACTCGATGAGCATGCACAGGAT CCAGCGGCATTCGCACATCTCCGGTTGGCGCTTGAGGAGCATCGAGAGGAGTCACCCACCACGGCTCCATCCACGGCTCCTACGACTCCAACACTACATGAAACACGTGATTTGGGACTTGACGTTTATGTCGAGCCGGATGAACGCGATGGATTGCCCAGACCTGATGGAGCCGCGTCGATTGAACGGCGTGCCAGCCGACTTGTCAAGGCGCACCAGAGTGGTCGGTTCGGAGGATGGCTGAGGCGCCGTAAGCCTAGGGAGCCCGAGGAGAAAAACGATGACGAGGCCGATATCGAAAAACGCGCTACGGCTCCGAAATCGACATTGGGAGTTGGGAATATGGCGACTGGTCCGGGAACTGGTGGTGGTGTCCTCTCA GCGAACCGAACACTCGCACAAGCATCATCGGAATGCCCATTCCGCCTCGGCCGGCCATCGCACTCTGCGAGTGAATCGCCCACAACGGGATCCAATTCTGCTATTCAGCCTTCTCCATCTGCGGGACTTTCCTTGCATATTCCTAAAGGACTAAAACCCAGTTCTCGTCCTGCGGCTGCACGATCTGGGGGTGGTGTCTTTGGAGGATTGATCGCTAGTACAGGAAACATCACTGGTGTAGCCACTCCCGCTGCTTCTACTCTCGGAGCAGAAGCCAAACGTCCAGGATACCATTTGTCGAG ATATTCCGCAGACAATGTCGTACAAAAAGCCAAGAAATCCAAGACCGCCGCATCTTCGGGAACTGCCTCTCCCTCGGGTGTCGTGACTCCTCCTCAACCTAAACAGGAGACCCCTCCCTATCCGCTTGCATCTACCTCAGATTCGGCAGACGGCGATATGTCATCCCCAGATCGCGTTCGACTGGAGACCTCGTCG TACTCGATTTTCGGATCCAAGTCTACTATTGCGGCGCCCGAGACGGCAAAAGCCAAGCGTTCATCTCTACATCTTGGTGCGCTACCAGTGCCACATATTCCTGGTTGGACAACGCCCGGGTGGAGTACTCCTGGGACAGAAGAAGGGGGCACCCCGTTCTCCGAGTGGGGGACGAGTGGAGAGGAGAAGAGACGTCGAAGAAGAAAGGAGAAGAAAAAGAGACAAGAAGTCTAT ACAAGACTTTATCCTGAAGCTCGCTCGAGCTTTGATGAT GTTGGCGCGCCATCCCATCGTCTGGAAGCACAAATCCAAGCCACTGCTCGTGTACTGGACATTCAAGTCTCATGCATGTACCTTCCCTCGGTTATGCTCTTCTCCTTCGGCGACACGGCAACGCATACATCCGATACCAAGTTCTTGAAACAATCATCGGCCCTCGATCTAGGTAAACTTCTTGATGCCCATCGGATCTACTGGCGTGTGATTCATGACCAACTGGGTGTGGGTGAGGCCAGCCAGCAATTGGATGAACTGATGAAGAAGCGC GTGCTCTATAAGGGTTGGATCACAGTCGTTATCGGTGGATTCTGCAGTGCCTTCATCACCCCTATTTCCTTCAAGGGTAGTTTCGTCGACGCACTTGTCGCGTTCCCCCTTGGTGCACTATTGGTCTTTGTCCAGAACTTGAGTGCCAAGAATGAGCTCTACTCCAACTTTGA GATCACGATTGCCGGCCTGCTGAGTTTTATCGCTGGTGCATTCGCTGCATCCAAACATGTCTGCTATGCAGCGGTCGCGTCTGGATCTGTGGTGCTCATTCTTCCCGGCTACATCGTCCTCTGCGGTTCACTTGACTCGCCTCTCGGTCTATCATCTCTGGCTCG TATTGGAGCGGAACTCTTCCATGCCGTATCGGGTCAGAAGGTTTTCGGATCTGAGGATTATCTGTGCACAAACGTTCATGACGCTAATGGGCCGTGGTGGCAAAGGACTGCAGGTCCTTATTGGG CATTCTTATGTGTTCCTGGCTTTTCTCTATTCTTGAGTCTACGAAATCAGAGCCCTTCGGCGCAAAGAACTT TCTTGATTTCGTGTGCCGGATGGGTCACCAACCGTTTTTCGAGCATTGCATTCCCTGGCCGATCTGATATTACCTCGGCTTTGGGGTCTCTTGCTGTTGGATTGGCCGGCAACCTCTACGGACGGGTTTTCAATGGAACAGCATTCGTAGTTATGCTTACAGGCATTCTATTCCAATTGCCCAG TGGTCTCGCAAACGGTGGTCTACTGTCATTCGCATCGACGAACAACTCTGTGGGCGCAAACTATTCCTATGGTACCGGATTCCAGGTCGCAGAGCAGCTTGTGTCTGTCGCTGTTGGCTTGACCGTAGGTTTATTCTGCTCTGCCGTCTTGGTCCATCCGTTCGGTGGCAGTCGGAGACGCGGTGGAGGGTTATTCAGTCTCTAA